The Mycolicibacterium mageritense genome contains a region encoding:
- a CDS encoding phytanoyl-CoA dioxygenase family protein: MTATLRTGNRAWIEDADCSLDDFRAQVSRTTNASDYPCASDIRHNVPVYSAATVAECDRRALQTELIGALADGPGVVVFEGAFDGDVVDRASAAFTALIDAQHAEGAAAGDHFGKAGANDRIWNAQQKLALHSPEVYAEYYANDTLAVISQAWLGPRYQVTSQVNVVNPGGAAQVPHRDYHLGFVSPDQLAAYPAHMHRLSPALTLQGAVAHCDMPLASGPTMLLPYSQTFEAGYIAFYRPEFIEFFADRQVQIPLGKGDAVFFNPALYHGAGTNTSADIRRMANLLQISSPFGRAMESLDRAAMIRAVYPALLAMQAAGRSERELANVVTATAEGYAFPTNLDRDQPIGSLAPPSQVDTVLAALADALNPAELDVILDQQNERRIP; this comes from the coding sequence ATGACCGCGACATTGCGCACCGGGAACCGGGCCTGGATCGAGGATGCCGACTGCTCACTCGACGACTTCCGCGCCCAGGTCTCCCGCACCACCAACGCCTCCGACTACCCGTGCGCCTCCGACATCCGGCACAACGTGCCGGTGTACTCGGCTGCCACCGTGGCGGAGTGCGACCGTCGCGCACTGCAGACCGAACTGATCGGCGCGCTCGCCGACGGCCCGGGCGTGGTGGTGTTCGAAGGTGCCTTCGACGGTGATGTCGTCGACCGCGCGAGTGCGGCATTCACGGCGCTGATCGACGCCCAGCACGCCGAAGGTGCTGCCGCGGGTGACCACTTCGGCAAGGCCGGGGCCAACGACCGCATCTGGAACGCGCAGCAGAAGCTGGCGCTGCACTCCCCCGAGGTCTATGCCGAGTACTACGCCAACGACACCCTCGCCGTGATCTCGCAAGCCTGGCTGGGGCCGCGCTACCAGGTGACCTCTCAGGTCAATGTCGTCAATCCCGGTGGCGCCGCGCAGGTTCCGCACCGCGACTATCACCTCGGGTTCGTCAGCCCCGATCAGCTCGCCGCCTACCCGGCGCACATGCACAGGCTGTCACCCGCCCTGACGCTGCAGGGTGCGGTCGCCCACTGCGACATGCCGCTCGCGAGCGGGCCGACCATGCTGCTGCCCTACTCGCAAACCTTCGAGGCGGGTTACATCGCGTTCTACCGGCCCGAGTTCATCGAGTTCTTCGCGGACCGTCAGGTGCAGATCCCGTTGGGCAAGGGCGACGCGGTGTTCTTCAACCCCGCGCTGTATCACGGGGCAGGCACTAACACCTCGGCCGACATCCGCCGCATGGCGAACCTGCTGCAGATCTCGTCACCGTTCGGCCGCGCGATGGAATCACTCGACCGTGCCGCGATGATCCGCGCGGTCTACCCCGCGCTGCTGGCGATGCAGGCCGCCGGCCGCTCGGAGCGCGAACTCGCCAACGTCGTCACCGCGACCGCGGAGGGATACGCGTTCCCGACCAATCTCGACCGCGACCAGCCCATCGGCAGCCTCGCGCCGCCGAGCCAGGTCGACACCGTCCTGGCGGCACTGGCCGACGCGCTCAATCCCGCAGAACTCGACGTCATCCTCGACCAGCAGAACGAACGGAGAATCCCATGA
- a CDS encoding Gfo/Idh/MocA family protein yields MTTLGVIGLGRIGAFHVDTLSGLDGIDGLVVADERPEMVAAVAAKHGAKPADSVEDLLDSGVDGVVVAAATPAHAELTLAAVHRGLPTFCEKPIASTAAESAHVADVIARAGVPVQVGYQRRFDAAFAAAKHAVDSGSLGHLHTVRSTTMDPAPPPMEYIKGSGGIFRDCAVHDFDVLRWITGQNAVEVYATGTVQGDPRFTEYGDVDTAAVVVKFDGGAMGIVSAARYNGRGYDCRLEVHGFNDTVVAGWDQGAPMRNMDPRNDFPAGPYHHFFMDRFTDAFRAELAGFVSVVKGEQIPGATVADAVEVAWLAEAATESLRRGAPVRIEEVRNA; encoded by the coding sequence ATGACCACGCTCGGCGTAATCGGATTGGGCCGCATCGGCGCCTTCCACGTCGACACGCTGTCCGGCCTCGACGGCATCGACGGCCTGGTGGTGGCCGACGAGCGACCCGAGATGGTTGCCGCAGTCGCCGCCAAACACGGTGCAAAACCTGCTGATTCGGTCGAAGACCTGCTTGATTCCGGGGTCGACGGCGTCGTGGTGGCGGCAGCCACGCCGGCCCACGCGGAGCTGACCCTTGCTGCCGTACACCGCGGGCTGCCGACGTTCTGCGAGAAACCGATCGCCTCGACCGCGGCCGAAAGCGCCCACGTCGCAGATGTCATCGCGCGGGCCGGCGTACCGGTCCAGGTGGGCTACCAGCGCCGGTTCGACGCCGCCTTCGCCGCGGCCAAACATGCCGTGGATTCGGGATCGCTGGGGCACCTGCACACGGTGCGCAGCACCACGATGGATCCCGCTCCCCCGCCCATGGAGTACATCAAGGGCTCGGGCGGAATCTTCCGCGACTGTGCGGTCCACGATTTCGATGTGCTGCGTTGGATCACGGGCCAGAACGCGGTGGAGGTGTACGCCACGGGAACCGTGCAGGGTGATCCGCGCTTCACCGAGTACGGCGACGTCGACACCGCGGCAGTCGTGGTGAAGTTCGACGGTGGCGCGATGGGCATCGTGTCGGCCGCACGCTACAACGGCCGCGGCTATGACTGCCGACTCGAAGTGCACGGCTTCAACGACACCGTGGTCGCGGGCTGGGATCAGGGCGCGCCGATGCGGAACATGGATCCCCGCAATGACTTTCCGGCCGGGCCCTACCACCACTTCTTCATGGACCGGTTCACCGACGCGTTCCGGGCCGAGCTGGCCGGGTTCGTCTCGGTGGTCAAGGGCGAGCAGATTCCCGGTGCCACTGTAGCCGACGCGGTCGAAGTGGCGTGGCTGGCCGAGGCCGCCACCGAGTCACTGCGCCGCGGCGCACCGGTGCGTATCGAGGAGGTTCGTAACGCATGA
- a CDS encoding sugar phosphate isomerase/epimerase family protein produces MSTMKIAGAPISWGVCEVPGWGHQLHRDRVLSEMRETGLTATELGPDGFLPADTRELTGVLAAHGLSCVGGFVPVVLHDAAHDPAGDLSGPLASLRAAGAGVVVLAAATGADGYDSRPELDDEQWATLLANLDRLAEITAAAGLLAVLHPHVGTMVETHSDVDRVLAGSAIPLCLDTGHLLIGGTDPLELAKAVPHRIKHTHLKDVDAALAARVQAGEISYTDAVRAGMYTPLGTGDVDIAGIVSVLRDNGFDGWFVMEQDTILTAEPTDEGPVRDVLTSVAYLKSVTA; encoded by the coding sequence ATGAGCACGATGAAGATTGCGGGAGCCCCGATTTCGTGGGGTGTGTGCGAGGTGCCCGGCTGGGGCCACCAACTGCACCGTGACCGGGTGCTGTCCGAGATGCGCGAGACGGGGTTGACCGCGACGGAGCTGGGGCCCGACGGGTTCCTCCCCGCAGACACCCGAGAGCTCACCGGAGTCCTTGCTGCGCACGGTCTTTCCTGCGTCGGCGGATTCGTCCCGGTGGTGCTGCACGACGCCGCGCACGATCCCGCGGGTGATCTCTCGGGCCCGCTGGCCTCGCTGCGCGCGGCGGGCGCGGGTGTCGTCGTACTGGCCGCCGCCACGGGCGCCGACGGCTACGACTCACGTCCCGAACTCGACGACGAGCAGTGGGCCACCTTGTTGGCCAATCTCGATCGGCTCGCCGAGATCACCGCGGCGGCCGGACTGCTCGCCGTGCTGCACCCACACGTCGGCACCATGGTGGAGACGCACTCCGACGTGGACCGGGTGCTGGCCGGCTCGGCGATCCCGCTGTGTCTTGACACCGGCCACCTGCTGATCGGCGGCACCGATCCGCTGGAGTTGGCCAAGGCCGTGCCGCACCGCATCAAGCACACGCACCTCAAGGATGTGGACGCGGCCTTGGCCGCGCGCGTGCAGGCCGGCGAGATCAGCTACACCGACGCGGTGCGGGCCGGTATGTACACGCCGCTGGGCACCGGCGACGTCGACATCGCCGGCATCGTCTCGGTGTTGCGGGACAACGGCTTCGACGGGTGGTTCGTGATGGAACAGGACACCATCCTGACGGCCGAGCCCACCGACGAGGGGCCGGTGCGCGACGTGCTGACCAGCGTGGCCTACCTCAAGTCCGTGACGGCATGA
- a CDS encoding Gfo/Idh/MocA family protein, translating into MRIGVLGASRIAELAIVGPAAELGHRLVAVAARDRGRAEAFAGKYGVERVLDSYQDVIDDAEVDVVYNPLANALHAPWNLAAIAAGKPVLSEKPFARNAAEARRVADAAQASGVPVLEGFHYAFHPVTQTAFELAADGTLGEIRSVEVRMAMPAPSPDDPRWSLGLAGGAVMDLGCYAVHIMRTLGRLDVPGVAGAPSVLRAHAEQRGPGVDARCDAEFSFPGGARGLSTNSMVADDYSFTLRITGTDGDAFVHDFIHPAEDDRLSVTTSAGTTVKHLGTRPSYSHQLEAFAASVEHGTPLPFDTDDAVANMALVDAVYRAAGLPVR; encoded by the coding sequence ATGAGGATCGGCGTTCTGGGCGCTTCCCGGATCGCGGAGTTGGCGATCGTCGGTCCCGCGGCCGAACTCGGTCACCGGCTGGTGGCCGTGGCGGCCCGGGACCGCGGGCGCGCCGAGGCATTCGCAGGGAAGTACGGCGTGGAACGGGTGCTCGATTCGTACCAGGATGTGATCGACGACGCCGAGGTCGACGTGGTCTACAACCCGCTGGCCAACGCGTTGCACGCGCCGTGGAACCTGGCGGCCATCGCGGCGGGCAAGCCGGTGCTCAGCGAAAAGCCGTTCGCCCGCAACGCGGCCGAGGCGCGGCGGGTTGCCGACGCGGCACAGGCATCCGGTGTCCCGGTGCTGGAGGGATTTCACTACGCATTCCACCCGGTGACGCAGACCGCGTTCGAGCTGGCCGCCGACGGCACACTCGGGGAGATTCGCTCCGTCGAGGTCCGGATGGCGATGCCCGCGCCAAGCCCCGATGACCCGCGGTGGTCCCTGGGGCTGGCCGGCGGAGCGGTGATGGATCTGGGATGCTACGCCGTGCACATCATGCGCACCCTCGGGCGCCTGGACGTGCCGGGCGTGGCGGGTGCACCGTCGGTGCTGCGGGCGCACGCCGAGCAGCGCGGCCCCGGCGTGGACGCCCGCTGTGATGCCGAGTTCTCATTCCCGGGCGGAGCCCGCGGACTGTCGACCAATTCGATGGTGGCCGATGACTATTCGTTCACCTTGCGGATCACCGGCACCGACGGTGACGCGTTCGTGCATGATTTCATCCACCCCGCCGAGGATGACCGGCTGTCGGTGACCACCTCCGCCGGCACCACGGTGAAGCATCTGGGCACGCGGCCGAGTTACAGCCACCAATTGGAGGCGTTCGCCGCAAGCGTCGAGCACGGCACACCCCTGCCGTTCGACACCGACGACGCGGTGGCCAACATGGCGTTGGTCGACGCGGTGTACCGGGCGGCGGGCTTGCCGGTGCGCTAG
- a CDS encoding NmrA family NAD(P)-binding protein — MTNPILITGATGRHGNTGEHLVRRLREAGHPVRILTRRRSERTERLAALGAEIAVGDLHDRRTLVLALADVDLAYFTYPIDSGVVTAASNYAAAVREVGRSPRTVVMSMGPAHPDSPSNLGRAQWLAEQILDWAGLDLLILRVAALFHENLLVLHGRSVREHAVIRNSFGLGKIAWIGGCDAAELALAALLHPERFTDTVYFAKGSEEYSHVEIADLLTESSAGTIRYEPIGQDQWRDDLLALSQATRAETVNAAMAQHISAVGQMVAQSGRTLPADPDAFREITGREPVTLREFLLTNREAFATT, encoded by the coding sequence GTGACCAACCCGATCCTCATCACCGGCGCCACCGGGCGTCACGGCAACACCGGGGAACACCTCGTGCGCCGACTCCGGGAGGCGGGCCACCCGGTCCGGATCCTGACCCGCCGGCGCAGTGAGCGAACCGAGCGGCTTGCGGCGCTGGGTGCCGAGATCGCGGTCGGCGACCTCCATGATCGCCGCACCCTGGTACTGGCTCTCGCCGATGTCGACCTGGCCTACTTCACGTATCCGATCGACTCCGGCGTGGTGACCGCGGCGTCGAATTACGCCGCCGCGGTGCGGGAGGTGGGCCGCTCGCCGCGGACCGTGGTGATGTCGATGGGGCCCGCACATCCGGACAGCCCATCGAACCTGGGGCGTGCCCAATGGCTGGCAGAGCAAATATTGGACTGGGCCGGCCTCGATCTGTTGATCCTGCGGGTCGCGGCCTTGTTCCACGAGAATCTGCTTGTCCTGCACGGTCGTTCGGTGCGCGAGCACGCAGTCATCCGCAACTCGTTCGGCCTTGGGAAGATCGCGTGGATCGGCGGGTGCGACGCCGCGGAGTTGGCGCTGGCCGCCCTGCTGCACCCCGAACGGTTCACCGACACCGTGTACTTCGCCAAAGGCTCCGAGGAGTACAGCCATGTCGAGATCGCCGATCTGCTGACCGAATCCTCGGCCGGCACGATCCGCTACGAACCCATCGGGCAGGACCAGTGGCGCGATGATCTGCTCGCGCTGTCCCAGGCGACGCGTGCCGAGACGGTCAATGCCGCTATGGCGCAGCATATTTCGGCAGTTGGACAAATGGTGGCCCAGAGCGGCCGGACCCTTCCGGCCGATCCGGACGCTTTCCGTGAAATCACCGGCCGGGAGCCGGTCACCCTGCGGGAATTTCTGCTGACCAATCGGGAGGCGTTCGCGACCACCTAG
- a CDS encoding zinc-dependent alcohol dehydrogenase family protein, whose translation MQHLVLTEFGDPQECLQLVDGADPAPGPGHVVVRMEAAAINPSDLLLIAGRYLARPALPATVGAEGVGIVEATGPGVNGALVGRRVIVLPTFKYGTWSQKVVAAEEDVVLVPGRDPAQLAMLSINPVTAHLLLEKITPLEIGDWVGQTAANSAVGRHVITLAKRRGIKTLNVVRRADAVDDVRRAGGDVVLVSGPDLAADITRELGEENLRLVLDPLGGTAAAPLTSALEFGGSVVSYGTLTAASAGLTSADLFQREIRHTGFWLGNWYFRAPTREIRAVLGHLAGLMADGQLHVPIEATYQLNDYRKAFQHAQTTQRGGKVLFTFD comes from the coding sequence ATGCAGCATCTGGTACTGACCGAATTCGGAGATCCCCAGGAATGCCTTCAGCTGGTCGACGGCGCGGATCCGGCCCCGGGACCGGGCCACGTGGTGGTTCGGATGGAAGCCGCGGCGATCAATCCCTCCGATCTGCTGTTGATCGCGGGTCGCTACCTCGCTCGTCCCGCCCTACCCGCCACCGTCGGCGCCGAGGGCGTCGGCATCGTCGAGGCGACCGGGCCGGGTGTGAACGGCGCCCTCGTCGGACGGCGCGTCATCGTCCTGCCCACCTTCAAGTACGGCACGTGGTCACAGAAAGTGGTTGCGGCCGAAGAAGATGTCGTCCTGGTGCCGGGGCGGGATCCCGCCCAGTTGGCGATGTTGTCCATCAACCCGGTGACCGCCCACCTGTTGTTGGAGAAGATCACGCCCCTGGAGATCGGAGACTGGGTGGGGCAAACCGCCGCCAACTCCGCGGTCGGACGGCACGTGATCACGCTGGCCAAGCGGCGTGGCATCAAGACGCTCAACGTCGTTCGGCGCGCCGACGCCGTCGACGACGTGCGTCGCGCCGGGGGAGATGTCGTGTTGGTCAGCGGACCGGATCTCGCGGCGGACATCACCAGGGAACTGGGCGAGGAGAACCTGCGCCTGGTGCTCGACCCGCTGGGCGGTACGGCCGCGGCCCCGTTGACCTCCGCGCTGGAATTCGGTGGGTCCGTCGTCAGCTACGGCACTCTGACCGCTGCGTCTGCGGGGTTGACGTCGGCCGACCTGTTCCAGCGCGAAATCCGCCACACCGGATTTTGGCTCGGCAACTGGTACTTTCGGGCGCCGACGCGCGAAATCCGGGCCGTTCTGGGCCACTTGGCCGGCCTGATGGCCGATGGCCAACTCCACGTTCCCATCGAAGCTACCTACCAGCTGAACGACTATCGCAAGGCCTTCCAGCACGCTCAGACAACGCAACGCGGCGGGAAAGTCCTGTTCACCTTCGACTGA
- a CDS encoding PaaI family thioesterase, whose translation MTAEPTHAHIDGWGQKRTKTVSWHDPAPATAIGLSMAGIDYLNAVIDGTLSPPPIAGLLAFTMTSAEPGRVVFTCTPDESAYNPIGSVHGGLVCTLLDSVTGCAAHSALPQGKGYTSIEIKVNYLKPVRAGIGELTATGTLVKSGARVSFAEGVVSDAAGAVVATASSSLLIFDL comes from the coding sequence ATGACCGCCGAGCCCACCCACGCCCACATCGACGGCTGGGGCCAGAAACGAACCAAGACCGTCAGCTGGCACGATCCCGCACCGGCCACCGCGATCGGCCTGTCGATGGCCGGGATCGATTACCTGAACGCGGTGATCGACGGCACCCTGTCCCCGCCACCGATCGCCGGATTGCTGGCGTTCACCATGACTTCGGCGGAGCCCGGACGCGTGGTGTTCACCTGCACGCCCGACGAATCCGCATACAACCCGATCGGCTCCGTACACGGCGGACTCGTGTGCACGCTGCTCGATTCTGTGACGGGCTGCGCCGCGCACAGCGCGCTACCCCAGGGCAAGGGCTACACCTCGATCGAGATCAAGGTGAACTACCTCAAGCCTGTTCGCGCGGGTATCGGTGAGCTGACGGCGACCGGCACCCTGGTCAAGTCCGGTGCGCGCGTCAGCTTCGCCGAGGGTGTCGTCTCCGATGCCGCCGGCGCGGTCGTCGCGACGGCATCCAGCTCGCTGCTGATCTTCGATCTCTGA
- a CDS encoding LacI family DNA-binding transcriptional regulator, which translates to MRDRPTLHDVAQRAGVSRALVSIVMRDAPGASEATRERVRRAANEIGYRPDPRARMLRSQRSNLLGVVFTAGQEFHAGLVDGVYRAAEMRGYDVLLSCVTPHHNEVRAVRTLLDDRVEALVLIGSGLPARELVEIDTRLPVTVVARKVRGVDAVRSDDAFGATLAVDHLADLGHTAVAYLDGGRAPGAAERRKGFRASTAAAGIEATIAAGGITERDGAAAATRLLEHPPLPTAVFAFNDRCALGFIDVAIRAGVRIPQDVSVIGFDDSPLAGLAHVDLTTVGQDTAQLAELAVSRAVERIDTTSGRVDLVCEPKLVVRSSTAAPR; encoded by the coding sequence ATGCGGGATCGGCCAACTCTCCATGACGTGGCGCAACGCGCGGGTGTTTCGCGGGCGTTGGTGTCGATCGTGATGCGCGACGCGCCGGGGGCCAGTGAGGCCACCCGTGAGCGCGTGCGGCGTGCGGCCAACGAGATCGGTTACCGGCCGGACCCGCGCGCGCGGATGCTGCGGTCACAGCGCAGCAATCTGCTGGGCGTGGTGTTCACGGCGGGCCAGGAGTTCCATGCCGGGCTGGTCGACGGCGTCTACCGGGCGGCAGAGATGCGCGGCTATGACGTGCTGCTGAGCTGTGTCACGCCGCACCACAACGAGGTTCGTGCGGTGCGGACCCTGCTCGACGACCGGGTCGAGGCGCTCGTGCTGATCGGTTCCGGGTTGCCCGCGCGGGAACTGGTGGAAATCGATACCCGGCTGCCGGTCACGGTGGTCGCGCGCAAAGTCCGCGGCGTTGACGCCGTCCGCAGCGACGATGCGTTCGGGGCGACCCTCGCGGTGGATCACCTGGCCGATCTGGGACACACGGCTGTCGCCTATCTCGACGGTGGACGGGCACCTGGTGCGGCAGAGCGCCGCAAAGGCTTTCGCGCCTCCACCGCCGCGGCGGGCATCGAAGCGACGATCGCCGCCGGCGGCATCACCGAACGGGATGGTGCGGCCGCCGCGACCCGGCTGCTTGAACACCCCCCTCTGCCCACCGCGGTATTCGCGTTCAACGATCGCTGCGCGCTGGGTTTCATCGACGTCGCCATCCGGGCGGGCGTCCGGATACCGCAGGACGTGTCGGTCATCGGGTTCGACGACAGCCCGCTTGCGGGCCTGGCGCACGTCGACCTGACCACCGTCGGCCAGGACACCGCTCAACTGGCCGAACTCGCCGTGAGCCGCGCCGTCGAACGTATCGACACGACGAGTGGTCGCGTGGACCTGGTGTGTGAACCCAAACTCGTCGTGCGCAGCTCGACTGCCGCGCCGCGGTGA
- a CDS encoding Gfo/Idh/MocA family oxidoreductase: protein MSDQLRFGLIGTGWIGRFHAESLAGRVRGATLVAVADPNLEAAQSIGAPRSYADPADLIADPAVDAVAISSPAATHTELVVAAARAGKHVFCEKPMALTLDDADRAIGAAADAGVALQVGFNRRFATDFATVHAAITAGTIGTPQMLRSLTRDPGISAEVAARVKPWTIFNETLIHDFDTLCWLNPGARVTEVYAQADALIHPQFADAGFLDTSVVQMRFDNGAFAIAEASFQAVYGYDVRGEIFGSNGVLLAGREPAQAGRLNTELFHDAYVAQFAHFVDSVRAGTTPSVTGHDARVALEIALAAAQSVRTGAPVTLAGVPA, encoded by the coding sequence ATGTCGGATCAGTTGCGCTTCGGCCTCATCGGAACGGGGTGGATCGGCCGCTTCCATGCCGAGTCGCTGGCCGGCCGGGTTCGCGGCGCCACACTCGTGGCAGTCGCGGATCCGAATCTCGAAGCGGCACAGTCGATAGGTGCACCCCGCTCCTATGCCGACCCGGCTGACCTGATCGCCGACCCGGCAGTGGATGCCGTCGCCATCAGCTCCCCCGCCGCAACGCACACCGAGCTGGTGGTGGCGGCCGCACGGGCCGGCAAGCACGTGTTCTGCGAGAAGCCGATGGCGCTGACCCTCGACGACGCCGACCGCGCGATCGGGGCTGCCGCCGACGCCGGGGTAGCCCTGCAGGTCGGGTTCAACAGACGCTTCGCCACCGACTTCGCCACGGTCCACGCGGCCATCACCGCGGGCACAATCGGCACCCCCCAGATGCTGCGGTCGCTGACCCGCGACCCGGGCATCTCGGCCGAGGTGGCCGCCCGGGTCAAGCCGTGGACGATCTTCAACGAGACCTTGATCCACGATTTCGACACGCTGTGCTGGCTCAACCCGGGCGCGCGGGTGACCGAGGTCTACGCGCAGGCCGACGCGTTGATCCACCCGCAGTTCGCCGATGCCGGGTTCCTGGACACCTCGGTGGTCCAAATGCGCTTCGACAACGGCGCGTTCGCCATCGCGGAAGCCAGCTTCCAGGCCGTCTACGGCTACGACGTGCGCGGTGAGATCTTCGGTTCCAACGGCGTACTACTGGCGGGCCGCGAACCCGCGCAAGCCGGCCGACTCAACACCGAATTGTTCCACGACGCGTACGTCGCACAGTTCGCCCATTTCGTCGACTCGGTACGGGCAGGCACCACGCCGTCGGTCACGGGCCACGACGCCCGGGTCGCTCTCGAAATCGCCTTGGCAGCAGCACAGTCCGTCCGGACCGGAGCACCGGTGACACTGGCCGGAGTACCCGCATGA
- a CDS encoding TIM barrel protein, with translation MTFELAVCAEMVFTDLDIVERVRRISSLGFAVEIWGFADKDLLALAATGARFSSMTGYLHGDLYDPDGAREVVRTAREAVKAAAVLGVPRLVVHPGELVDGQAARPQYRATGDMWLSALRGLESLGELGAEAGVTFCLENLNTIVDHPGVPLARAKDTLALVEAVGHPNVKMMLDLYHAQIGEGNLVELVRRAGAAVGEIQVADVPGRCEPGTGEIHYPAVAKALRDSGYTGPVGMEAYAAGDSVAALEAFRTAFS, from the coding sequence ATGACGTTCGAGCTGGCCGTGTGCGCCGAGATGGTGTTCACCGACCTCGACATCGTCGAGCGGGTCCGACGAATTTCCAGCCTCGGATTCGCGGTGGAGATCTGGGGTTTCGCCGACAAAGATCTCCTTGCCCTCGCCGCGACAGGCGCCCGCTTCTCGTCTATGACGGGCTACCTGCACGGCGACCTCTACGATCCCGATGGGGCCCGCGAGGTCGTCCGCACCGCACGCGAGGCCGTCAAAGCTGCTGCGGTCCTCGGCGTTCCGCGCCTCGTGGTGCACCCTGGCGAGCTCGTCGACGGCCAGGCCGCGCGCCCGCAGTACCGCGCGACCGGCGACATGTGGCTCTCCGCGCTGCGCGGTCTCGAATCCCTCGGCGAACTGGGCGCCGAGGCCGGCGTCACGTTCTGCCTGGAGAACCTCAACACCATCGTCGATCACCCAGGGGTACCGCTGGCCCGCGCGAAGGACACCTTGGCCCTCGTCGAGGCTGTCGGACATCCCAACGTCAAGATGATGCTCGATCTCTACCACGCCCAGATCGGCGAGGGCAATCTCGTCGAGCTGGTACGTCGGGCCGGGGCCGCGGTCGGCGAGATCCAGGTCGCCGACGTGCCGGGCCGCTGCGAACCCGGCACCGGCGAGATCCACTACCCGGCCGTGGCAAAGGCGTTGCGGGACAGCGGCTATACCGGGCCGGTCGGCATGGAGGCCTACGCGGCCGGCGACAGTGTCGCTGCCCTCGAGGCGTTCCGCACGGCCTTCTCCTGA
- a CDS encoding aldo/keto reductase, whose amino-acid sequence MSLDSYVTLGRSGLRVSPFALGAMTFGEDPGAAGTSVEESERILAAYLERGGNFIDTANFYTNGHSERILGDFFARSPGRRDRVVLASKFFTNLFPGDPNGGGAGRSSIIAQLHETLRRMQTDYLDVYWLHNWDRHTPIEETMRTLDDLVRAGTIRYIGFSNTPAWVTAQAQTMAVLRGWTPLIALQVEYSLLARTVEGELAPLALDQGMALVPWSPLKNGFLSGKYRRGADVADSARAAYVGGPSDDEYAVIEVVADIADELQTSSAAVSLAWLRARTGTVVPIIGARRLAHLESNLAGLDIELQAQQLKRLDEVSAPTLNYPADLNGAMRTTLQFAGTTVDGQPSGVYPPLLASAVRY is encoded by the coding sequence ATGTCGCTGGACAGCTACGTCACCCTCGGTCGATCCGGCCTGCGCGTCAGTCCGTTCGCGCTCGGTGCGATGACGTTCGGAGAGGATCCCGGTGCCGCGGGAACCAGTGTCGAGGAGTCGGAGCGCATCCTCGCCGCGTATCTGGAGCGCGGCGGCAACTTCATCGACACAGCCAACTTCTACACCAACGGACATTCCGAACGGATCCTTGGCGATTTCTTCGCCCGCAGCCCCGGCCGCCGTGACCGCGTCGTGCTGGCGTCGAAGTTCTTCACCAATCTGTTCCCCGGGGATCCGAACGGTGGCGGCGCCGGCCGGTCGTCGATCATCGCGCAGTTGCACGAGACCTTGCGCCGCATGCAAACCGACTACCTCGACGTGTACTGGCTGCACAACTGGGATCGGCACACCCCGATCGAAGAGACCATGCGCACGCTCGACGATCTGGTCCGCGCGGGCACCATCCGCTACATCGGGTTCTCCAACACGCCCGCTTGGGTCACCGCCCAGGCGCAAACCATGGCAGTGCTGCGGGGCTGGACTCCGCTGATCGCACTGCAGGTCGAATACTCGTTGCTGGCCCGCACGGTCGAGGGAGAACTGGCGCCGCTGGCGCTCGACCAGGGCATGGCGCTGGTGCCGTGGAGCCCGTTGAAGAACGGGTTCTTGTCGGGCAAGTACCGGCGCGGCGCAGACGTCGCGGATTCGGCTCGCGCCGCCTACGTCGGAGGTCCGAGCGACGACGAGTACGCCGTCATCGAGGTGGTCGCCGACATCGCCGATGAACTCCAAACCTCGTCGGCTGCAGTGTCGCTGGCGTGGTTGCGGGCGCGCACCGGCACGGTCGTGCCCATCATCGGTGCCAGGCGGTTGGCGCACCTGGAGTCGAACCTGGCCGGGCTCGACATCGAGCTGCAGGCTCAGCAGCTCAAGCGCCTCGACGAGGTCTCGGCTCCCACGCTGAACTACCCCGCGGACTTGAACGGCGCGATGCGAACGACACTGCAGTTCGCGGGCACCACGGTCGACGGTCAGCCGTCCGGTGTCTACCCGCCGCTGCTGGCCAGTGCTGTCCGGTATTGA